A stretch of Arachis hypogaea cultivar Tifrunner chromosome 15, arahy.Tifrunner.gnm2.J5K5, whole genome shotgun sequence DNA encodes these proteins:
- the LOC114925321 gene encoding cytochrome P450 71D8, translated as MEPQNYLLGIAILVFTVLHFLAKYFKPRSINLPPGPWKLPIIGNIHQVALAGPLPHRSFRELAKKYGPIMHLKLGENSTVVVSSAKLAQEVLKNHDACFQKRPFIAAVPTLVYGPADIAFSPIGQYWRDMRKICTLELLSVKKVQSLASVREAETENLVQKIRESAGSRINLTDMIFSLTIASVYRAAFGNYNKDLDEFVLLIKEVMEIFGGFHWADLFPSIKPLYYLSGLKSKVEKLYKKFDRILEDIVMEHQKKQREGRINVEEEDLVDVLLRVQQSNSLHTKLTISNIKAVVGDVFVAGTETTASTIEWAMAEMIKNPRVMAKAQTELREALRGKKTIHETDIEDLSYLKLVVKETLRLHSPSPLLIPRECTEATNIHGYAIPIKTRVMVNVWAIARDPQYWHDSESFIPERFEDGSLDFKGNNFEYLPFGAGRRICPGMTFGVASVTLPLALLLYHFNWELPSGMKSEDVDMTELAGLAIGRKHALCLIPTVYDP; from the exons atggAACCTCAAAACTACTTACTGGGTATTGCAATTTTGGTCTTCACAGTCTTGCATTTTCTTGCAAAATATTTCAAACCAAGATCCATTAACCTTCCCCCTGGTCCATGGAAATTACCCATCATTGGTAACATCCATCAAGTTGCACTAGCAGGACCACTACCACACCGTTCTTTCAGAGAACTTGCAAAGAAATATGGACCTATCATGCACCTAAAACTCGGTGAGAACTCCACAGTGGTTGTATCATCCGCTAAGCTAGCCCAGGAGGTACTCAAAAACCATGATGCCTGTTTTCAAAAGAGGCCTTTTATTGCTGCTGTTCCAACCCTTGTATATGGCCCTGCAGATATTGCATTCTCTCCCATCGGCCAGTACTGGAGAGACATGCGCAAGATATGTACTCTGGAGCTTTTGAGTGTGAAAAAGGTTCAGTCTCTGGCTTCTGTAAGAGAAGCCGAGACTGAAAATCTCGTTCAGAAGATCCGTGAATCCGCGGGTTCACGGATCAATCTCACTGACATGATTTTCTCCTTGACAATTGCTTCTGTTTACAGGGCGGCATTTGGTAACTACAACAAGGATCTTGACGAGTTTGTGCTTCTGATCAAAGAAGTGATGGAAATTTTTGGAGGGTTTCATTGGGCGGATTTGTTTCCATCCATCAAACCTCTGTATTATTTGAGTGGGTTGAAGTCCAAGGTGGAGAAGCTGTACAAGAAATTTGATAGGATCTTGGAGGATATCGTAATGGAACATCAAAAGAAGCAAAGAGAAGGTAGGATTAATGTAGAGGAGGAAGACCTTGTTGATGTTCTATTGAGAGTGCAGCAAAGTAACAGTCTCCACACCAAGCTAACAATCTCAAACATCAAAGCTGTCGTTGGG GACGTGTTTGTTGCTGGAACGGAAACCACAGCATCAACAATAGAATGGGCCATGGCAGAAATGATAAAGAACCCAAGAGTGATGGCAAAGGCACAAACTGAATTAAGAGAAGCACTTAGAGGAAAGAAAACAATTCATGAAACTGATATTGAAGATCTAAGTTACTTAAAGTTAGTGGTCAAAGAGACACTAAGGTTACACTCACCATCTCCATTGTTAATACCCAGAGAATGCACCGAAGCAACCAACATTCATGGCTATGCTATACCAATCAAAACAAGAGTGATGGTTAATGTGTGGGCAATTGCAAGAGATCCCCAATACTGGCATGATTCTGAGAGTTTTATACCTGAGAGGTTTGAAGATGGTTCTTTGGACTTCAAAGGGAATAATTTTGAGTATTTACCATTTGGGGCAGGAAGAAGAATATGCCCTGGCATGACTTTTGGTGTTGCCAGCGTTACACTTCCTTTGGCTCTCTTACTTTACCATTTCAATTGGGAACTCCCCAGTGGGATGAAGTCTGAAGATGTAGACATGACTGAACTCGCTGGCTTGGCAATTGGAAGAAAACATGCCTTGTGTTTGATTCCCACTGTTTATGATCCATAA
- the LOC112748899 gene encoding uncharacterized protein isoform X1: MLREEREKRRRRGKGGRSRAGAAEFAAAVALPCRRKARTARERTAKREGDRISSPRSQRRRRPHRGSTPSRLATAATTKLAVVAIEAEERESVFAKRGRARAHEGEERRKGKEKQKTMNPGEKEEVCSRTVLLCTQISLRVVMVFPAVTVAIAVYAVCSCHHPPRSSHLLTEYYGSGETKKVSWRESQLKGLRRFLIEKEEDILKALMLDLGKHQVEAFRDEIGTLMKSLNFALSNLKYWISGKKAKLPQIALLSSAEIVLEPLGLVLIISSWNFPFGLSLEPLIGAVAAGNTVVLKPSELSPAYSSILALGLPNFLDLPIIRKQSSEL; the protein is encoded by the exons atgttaagagaagagagggagaaacggAGAAGGAGAGGAAAGGGAGGAAGGAGCCGGGCCGGCGCTGCTGAGTTCGCCGCCGCCGTCGCGTTGCCGTGCCGTCGGAAAGCCAGAACTGCAAGAGAAAGAACTGCGAAGAGAGAGGGAGACCGCATCAGCTCACCACGAAGCCAGCGCCGTCGTCGTCCTCATCGCGGGTCTACACCGTCGCGTCTTGCCACCGCCGCCACCACTAAGCTTGCCGTCGTCGCCATTGAagccgaagagagagagagtgtgttcgCGAAGAGAGGGAGAGCGCGCGCTCACGAAGGAGAAGAACGACGAAAAGGGAAGGAGAAGCAGAAGACGATGAACCCAGGGGAGAAGGAGGAGGTCTGTTCTCGCACCGTCCTGCTCTGCACCCAG ATCTCACTTCGCGTAGTCATGGTCTTCCCCGCAGTCACAGTCGCAATCGCCGTCTACGCAGTTTGTAGCTGCCATCATCCTCCGCGCAGTTCCCACCTGCTCACG GAGTATTATGGGAGTGGAGAGACAAAGAAAGTGTCATGGAGAGAATCACAACTCAAAGGGTTGCGTCGTTTCctcattgaaaaagaagaagatattttgaaggcCTTAATGCTCGACTTAGGAAAGCATCAAGTTGAAGCTTTTAGAGATGAG ATAGGAACTTTGATGAAGTCCTTGAATTTTGCATTGAGTAACTTAAAATATTGGATATCAGGCAAAAAG GCTAAATTGCCACAAATAGCACTGCTTAGTAGTGCAGAAATTGTTCTTGAACCTCTGGGCCTAGTCCTCATTATTTCATCTTGGAATTTCCCCTTTG GTTTATCCTTGGAGCCACTAATAGGAGCAGTAGCAGCTGGAAACACAGTGGTCTTAAAGCCTTCAGAGTTGTCACCAGCATATTCTTCCATACTTGCCCTTGGACTTCCCAATTTCTTGGACCTCCCAATCATAAG GAAGCAATCTTCAGAGTTATAG
- the LOC112748899 gene encoding uncharacterized protein isoform X2: MLREEREKRRRRGKGGRSRAGAAEFAAAVALPCRRKARTARERTAKREGDRISSPRSQRRRRPHRGSTPSRLATAATTKLAVVAIEAEERESVFAKRGRARAHEGEERRKGKEKQKTMNPGEKEEVCSRTVLLCTQISLRVVMVFPAVTVAIAVYAVCSCHHPPRSSHLLTEYYGSGETKKVSWRESQLKGLRRFLIEKEEDILKALMLDLGKHQVEAFRDEAKLPQIALLSSAEIVLEPLGLVLIISSWNFPFGLSLEPLIGAVAAGNTVVLKPSELSPAYSSILALGLPNFLDLPIIRKQSSEL, translated from the exons atgttaagagaagagagggagaaacggAGAAGGAGAGGAAAGGGAGGAAGGAGCCGGGCCGGCGCTGCTGAGTTCGCCGCCGCCGTCGCGTTGCCGTGCCGTCGGAAAGCCAGAACTGCAAGAGAAAGAACTGCGAAGAGAGAGGGAGACCGCATCAGCTCACCACGAAGCCAGCGCCGTCGTCGTCCTCATCGCGGGTCTACACCGTCGCGTCTTGCCACCGCCGCCACCACTAAGCTTGCCGTCGTCGCCATTGAagccgaagagagagagagtgtgttcgCGAAGAGAGGGAGAGCGCGCGCTCACGAAGGAGAAGAACGACGAAAAGGGAAGGAGAAGCAGAAGACGATGAACCCAGGGGAGAAGGAGGAGGTCTGTTCTCGCACCGTCCTGCTCTGCACCCAG ATCTCACTTCGCGTAGTCATGGTCTTCCCCGCAGTCACAGTCGCAATCGCCGTCTACGCAGTTTGTAGCTGCCATCATCCTCCGCGCAGTTCCCACCTGCTCACG GAGTATTATGGGAGTGGAGAGACAAAGAAAGTGTCATGGAGAGAATCACAACTCAAAGGGTTGCGTCGTTTCctcattgaaaaagaagaagatattttgaaggcCTTAATGCTCGACTTAGGAAAGCATCAAGTTGAAGCTTTTAGAGATGAG GCTAAATTGCCACAAATAGCACTGCTTAGTAGTGCAGAAATTGTTCTTGAACCTCTGGGCCTAGTCCTCATTATTTCATCTTGGAATTTCCCCTTTG GTTTATCCTTGGAGCCACTAATAGGAGCAGTAGCAGCTGGAAACACAGTGGTCTTAAAGCCTTCAGAGTTGTCACCAGCATATTCTTCCATACTTGCCCTTGGACTTCCCAATTTCTTGGACCTCCCAATCATAAG GAAGCAATCTTCAGAGTTATAG